The following coding sequences lie in one Pseudoxanthomonas sp. SE1 genomic window:
- a CDS encoding ExeM/NucH family extracellular endonuclease — protein MTSPRSLLIPALLASLTLPACAATPKERVMPIGQVQGESTRSALDGQTVTVEGIVTGAFPDLGGFFVQDAGDGKAATSDALFVAFEEGAPVPAVTAGDRVRVRGIVGERKAGGDDTLTALHAPVIQPRGKGSIPPTVLTSVPGDWEALEGMLVRIDAPLTLSGTHTLERFGELIASFDGRLWQPSELAAPGSAEAKRLAADNARRTLLLDDGSAKRDPSTVWYVKDGQPLRTGTVLTGVQGIVEQRLGSWRLQLTAAPTIAAPERPATPQVAGNVRVAAFNLENLFNGDGKGGGFPTERGAKTPAQLKAQLAKLTATIRGLNPDIAALMELENDGYGADSSLAQLVAVLNAGGGTWRFIDAKQGPGPDTIRVGLIYRSDRVKPTGKPATLQEGPFGERSRSPLAQAFVHGSGKPFVVVANHLKSKGCSEATGPDADQKDGAGCWNALRLDSAKRLDAWLKADPTRTRTDRIVMLGDFNAYAMEAPVRWLRDDAGWVDAFKQAGVEQPYSYVYSGLTGRLDHALLSPSLAKQLRGAAEWHINADEQDAQGYADGDPAVPFRSSDHDPLLLGFDL, from the coding sequence ATGACGTCTCCCCGCTCGTTGCTCATCCCCGCCCTGCTCGCCTCCCTGACGCTGCCCGCGTGCGCGGCCACACCGAAGGAGCGCGTCATGCCCATCGGCCAGGTGCAGGGTGAAAGCACGCGCAGCGCGCTCGACGGCCAGACCGTCACGGTCGAAGGCATCGTCACTGGGGCCTTCCCGGATCTGGGCGGCTTCTTCGTGCAGGACGCCGGTGACGGGAAGGCGGCGACCTCCGACGCCCTGTTCGTGGCCTTCGAGGAGGGCGCACCCGTGCCGGCCGTCACCGCAGGCGATCGCGTCCGCGTGCGCGGCATCGTCGGGGAGCGCAAGGCAGGTGGAGACGACACGCTGACCGCACTCCACGCGCCTGTGATCCAGCCGCGCGGCAAAGGCAGCATCCCGCCCACCGTGCTGACCTCGGTACCCGGCGACTGGGAAGCGCTGGAAGGCATGCTCGTCCGCATCGACGCCCCGCTCACGCTCAGTGGCACGCATACGCTCGAGCGCTTCGGCGAACTGATCGCCAGCTTCGACGGCCGCCTCTGGCAGCCCAGCGAACTCGCCGCACCCGGCAGCGCCGAGGCCAAGCGCCTCGCCGCCGACAATGCGCGCCGCACCCTGCTGCTGGACGACGGCAGCGCCAAGCGCGATCCGTCCACCGTCTGGTACGTGAAGGACGGCCAGCCACTGCGCACCGGCACCGTGCTGACCGGCGTGCAGGGCATCGTCGAGCAGCGCCTGGGCAGTTGGCGCCTGCAGCTCACCGCCGCGCCGACGATCGCCGCGCCGGAACGCCCGGCCACTCCGCAGGTCGCCGGCAATGTGCGCGTCGCCGCCTTCAATCTGGAAAACCTCTTCAACGGCGACGGCAAGGGCGGCGGCTTTCCCACCGAACGCGGTGCGAAGACGCCCGCGCAGCTGAAAGCCCAGCTAGCCAAGCTCACCGCCACGATCCGCGGCCTGAACCCCGACATCGCCGCGCTGATGGAGCTGGAGAACGACGGCTACGGCGCGGATTCCAGCCTGGCGCAGCTGGTCGCCGTGCTCAATGCGGGCGGCGGTACGTGGCGCTTCATCGACGCGAAGCAGGGCCCGGGCCCCGACACCATCCGTGTAGGCCTGATCTATCGCAGCGACCGCGTGAAGCCCACCGGCAAGCCTGCGACGTTGCAGGAAGGTCCGTTCGGCGAACGCAGCCGCAGTCCGCTGGCACAGGCGTTCGTGCACGGCAGCGGCAAACCCTTCGTCGTGGTCGCCAACCACCTGAAGTCCAAGGGCTGCTCGGAAGCCACCGGCCCGGACGCCGACCAGAAGGACGGTGCGGGCTGCTGGAATGCGCTGCGCCTGGATTCGGCCAAGCGTCTGGATGCGTGGTTGAAAGCCGACCCGACCCGCACGCGCACTGACCGCATCGTCATGCTCGGCGACTTCAACGCCTATGCGATGGAAGCGCCGGTGCGCTGGCTGCGCGACGACGCCGGCTGGGTGGATGCCTTCAAACAGGCCGGCGTGGAACAGCCCTACAGCTACGTCTACAGCGGCCTGACCGGCCGGCTCGACCACGCCCTGCTCAGCCCCTCACTGGCG
- a CDS encoding c-type cytochrome, whose translation MRNYDLEFLKHFSMVIGFLVLVTGGLIVGAYFLHDTLPPEVNPKAVQITEARIAPAGAVYAGETGAAAQAAAAAAAQAAAASQVAYGGTLDGGEIYKNLCGACHTNGVGKAPMLTAAGMGARAAKGVDTLYKHAIEGFTGPDGGIMPPKGGNPALTDEQVHATVDWMLSNSK comes from the coding sequence GTGCGTAACTACGACCTCGAATTCCTCAAGCATTTCTCAATGGTGATCGGCTTCCTGGTGCTGGTCACCGGCGGCCTGATCGTCGGTGCGTACTTCCTGCACGACACCCTGCCGCCGGAAGTGAACCCCAAGGCCGTGCAGATCACCGAGGCGCGCATCGCCCCGGCCGGCGCCGTCTATGCCGGTGAAACCGGTGCCGCTGCCCAGGCCGCCGCCGCCGCTGCAGCGCAAGCTGCCGCGGCCTCGCAGGTCGCCTACGGCGGCACGCTGGATGGTGGCGAGATCTACAAGAACCTGTGCGGCGCCTGCCACACCAATGGCGTGGGCAAGGCTCCGATGCTGACGGCCGCCGGCATGGGCGCACGCGCCGCCAAGGGCGTGGACACGCTGTACAAGCACGCTATCGAAGGCTTCACCGGCCCGGACGGCGGCATCATGCCCCCCAAGGGCGGCAACCCGGCCCTCACCGACGAGCAGGTGCACGCCACCGTCGACTGGATGCTGTCCAACAGCAAGTAA